CACAACCCCGCAATCTGCACAGTTGATCATTGGGATCGGGGCGCCCCAGTAACGCTGGCGGGAGATTCCCCAGTCCCGCAGGCGGTACTGGATCGTCTTTTTGCCCCGGCCGAGCCCCTCCAGATGAGCGGCAATCGCCTCAAGAGCCGAGCGGTTCCCCATTCCGTCAAAATGGCCGGAGTTCACCAGCACGCCGTCCCCGTCGTAGGCCTCCGTCATTGTTTGAACGTTCAGTGTGCGATCCGGGGGCTGGATGACAACGATCAGCGGCAGGTCATATTTTCGGGCAAATTCGAAGTCGCGCTGATCGTGGGTAGGAACGGCCATAACGCAGCCGGTGCCGTAATCGGCCAGAACAAAGTTTGCCGCATAGATCGGCATCTTTCGTCCTGTGACGGGGTTCAGGCAGTGGCTGTCCAAAAAAACGCCCTCTTTTTCGTAGTAGTCAGAGGTGCGCATCTTCTTGTCCTGCTTCTTTATTTTCTCAACAAAAGCGAGCACCGCCGCTTCATTCGGCTTGCCGTGGGCCAGCTCAAGAACCAGTGGATTCTCCGCCGCGACAAGCATGAACGTGGCGCCGTAAATGGTATCCTGGCGGGTAGTAAATATCTTGATCTCGCCGTCGCCTTCGGCCATCGGGAAAGAGGCCTCGCAACCGTAGCTTTTGCCGATCCAGTTTTTCTGCATCGCCATCACCCGCTCCGGCCAGCCGGGAAGCTTGTCGCAGTAATCAAGCAGCTCCTCGATATAATTGGTAATCCGGAAAAACCACTGTTTCAGATACCGCTCATTAACCTCGGAGCCGCAGCGCCAGCAGCACCCGGACTCGACCTGTTCATTGGCAAGCACCGTCTGACATTGCGGGCACCAGTTCACGGTGGAGTCCTTCTGGTAGGCAAGTCCTTTTTCGTACATCCACAAGAAGAAGAGCTGCTCCCATTTGTAGTATTCCGGCTCGCAGGTCGCCAGCTCCCGGTCCCAATCATAGCTGAAACCCATTCGCTTCAGTTCCCGCTTCATGTTTTTTATATTGTCGTGCGTCCAGACGGAAGGGTGGATGTTGCGTTCGATGGCGGCGTTCTCCGCCGGAAGGCCGAAGGCGTCCCACCCCATCGGATGGAGAACGTTGTAGCCCCGCATCCGCTTGTACCGGGCCACGACATCGCCGATTGTGTAGTTGCGCACATGGCCGATATGGATCCGCCCGGAGGGATAGGGAAACATCTCGAGCAGATAGTACTTCTTTTTATCAGGATCTTCCGTTACCTTGAAGAGCTGCTCATCCTCCCAGCTTTTTTGCCACTTCTCTTCTATTTCCTTGGGATTGTATTTTATTTCCATCAAATCGCTCCGATAAATATGTCAATTCCCGCCTTCGCTGCCGCCCGCTTCGTTTTTGCCGGGCAATTTTTCGTAGAGGGCGTCCAGAATGCCATTAATGAACGACCCCGAATTTTCCGAGCCATAGATCTTGCCGAGATCAATGGCCTCGTTCAACGCCACCTTCGGCGGGACCTCGGGGCAAAACAGCAGTTCATAAATGGCCATCCGCAGGATGCTCTTATCGACGCGCGACATCCGGCCAATTGACCAATTCTCGGAATTGCCGCTGATCAGCCTGTCGATTTCCAGCCGGTTTTTCCAGGCGCCTTCGACAAGCTCATTGGAAAATCTTCTTATTTCTTCCGACATTTCTCCGGAGGCATTGTCAAAATTGGCCCAAAAAAGGGCAATCGCATCGCCCAGCTCGCCCTCATGGGTGTCTAAACCATAAAGAATTTGAAGCGCTATCTCCCTTGACTTCCGCCTTTTGTGCATTCGTTCCTCTAACTTAGCTGGTCTGGTCCGAGAAATCTGTATAACTGGTTCAGACGGACAGGTTTCTGAACAGATCAACCATTTCTATGGCAGACATGGCTGCATCCCAGCCCTTGTTTCCCATCTTGGCGCCGGCTCGTTCAATGGCCTGCTCGATGGTGTCCGTGGTCAGAACTCCAAAGGAAATCGGCACTTCCGTCTCCAGACCGACCATGGCGATTCCTTTGGCAACCTCGGAACTTATGTACTCAAAATGGGGGGTGGCGCCCCGGATGACGGCGCCCAGACAGATAACGGCGTCGTATTTGCCGCTTTTTGCCATCTTTTTTGCGGCAAGCGGCAATTCAAAGGCGCCGGGCACCCGTACGATCCTTATATCCTTTTCCTCCCCGCCCGCTCTTGTAATTGCGTCTATCGCCCCATCAATCAGGCGAGCGCTGATAAAATCGTTGAACCGACTGGCCGCGATTCCAAATCGCATTCCCTTTGCAACTATCTTTCCCTCAATAATTTCCGGCATCTTTCTTCTCCTTTGCATAGGAAAGGTTTCTTTCTACAACTCCAGAATATGTCCCATCTTGTTTTTTTTGGTCTGAAGATATTTAATATTATTGTCATTCGGCTTTATCTCGATCGGCACCCGTTCGGTGACGGTGAGTCCGTATCCATCAAGACCGACGATCTTTTTGGGGTTATTGGTCATCAGGCGCATCTTCCTCACCCCCAGATCGGCGAGGATCTGGGCGCCGATTCCATAATCCCGCAGATCCTCTTTAAAGCCAAGGCTGATATTGGCCTCCACCGTGTCGAGACCCTGGTCCTGAAGGTTGTACGCCTTCATTTTATTGACCAGGCCAATTCCCCGGCCCTCCTGGTGCATATAGACAATCACCCCTTTGCCGGCATCATCGATCATCTGCATTGCCCGGTGCAGTTGGTCGCCGCAATCACACCGCTCGGAACCGAAGACATCGCCGGTCAGACACTCCGAATGCACCCGCACGAGCACCTCATCCTCGGGTTTTATCTCCCCTTTCACCAGCGCCACGTGCTGTATGTCGTCAACATCATTCTCATAAACGATAACTTTGAAAATACCTCCGTACCGTGTCGGAACCGTGGCCGTCGCCGCCCGGCGGATAAGGGATTCGTGCTGCATCCGGAAGTCGATCAGATCCTTGATCGTGACAATCTTGAGGCTGAACTCCCTGGCAAAGTTCTCCAGATCCGGCATCCTTGCCATCGTGCCGTCATCCTTCATAATCTCGCAAATAACTCCGGCCGGCTTCAGGCCGGCAAGCCGGGCCAGATCAACGGAACCTTCTGTCTGGCCGGTGCGAACCAGCACCCCTCCCTTGCGGGCGCGGATCGGGAAAATATGCCCGGGACTGACAAGGTCGTCCGACTTCGCATTGTCGGCAACCGCGGCCAGGATTGTCGTCGCGCGATCCGCCGCCGAGATGCCCGTTGTCACCCCCTGTTTGGCCTCGATGGAGACGGTAAAGGCGGTATTGAAACGGGAACGGTTATCCCTGACCATCGCCGGCAGGCGCAGGTTATCGGCCGCTTCCTCGGTAAGGGTCAGACAGATCAACCCCCTGCCGTAGCGGGCCATGAAGTTGATCGCCTCCGCCGTGACAAATTCCGCCGCCATGAACAGATCGCCCTCGTTTTCACGATCCTCGTCATCCACCAGGATAACCATCTTGCCGCTGCGGATATCAACCATTGCCTCTTTGATGCTGCTTACACCCATGATATCTCCTCTGAAATTATCTCAGCCCCGCCCGTTAAATTATCAGGCCGGAAGCTTGATTTGCCTGTCATTCCCTTTATTTTATAAACCCGGAACGGGACAGCATTTCCAGGCTGATTCCCTCTTTTGCTCCCTCTTCCGGCGGAACCGCATCGCCCCGGTTGCTGCCGCTTGCAAGCTTCTCTATGTATCTGGCGATGATGTCGGTTTCAATGTTGACGTCATCCCCTCCCTTTTTTATCCCGAGCGTTGTCCCGGCGGCTGTATGCGGGATGACGTTAACATAAAATCTGTCTTTTTCACAGCGATTGACGGTAAGGCTGATGCCGTCCACGGTGATCGACCCTTTAACCACGACATACCGGGCCAGTTCGGGACTAATTGCAAACCCGAAGAGCAGAGACCCGGAACGGGGCGTTTTCTCGATTATTTTTCCTGTCCCATCGACATGGCCAAGGACAATGTGCCCTCCCAGACGGTCGCTTAACCGCAGCGCCTTTTCGAGATTTACCTGTCGTCCCGGTTGCAGATTGCGGAGGGTTGTTTTGGCCAGCGTTTCCGCGGAAACGTCCACCGTGAATGCCCGTCCGGAAATGGCGGTGACCGTCAGGCAGGCGCCGTTTACAGAAATGCTGTCCCCCGCCTTTACATCGTCAAGCGGCAACGCGGTTTCTATTTCCAGCAGGGCGTCCTCTCCCCGGCTCGCCATCCGCCGGACTGAACCCATCGCCTCAGTTATTCCCGTGAACAATATCATCACCCCGGATTGTTCTTCTTCTCCTTTTTATGAACACCAAGCTGCGCTTTATGGACATTAAGCGTCGCTTTTTTCTTGCGCAGAATATCCTTCAATTCGTCAAAAAAATCGCTTACATCGCGAAATTCCCGGTAAACCGAGGCGAAACGGACATAGGCGACGCCGTCGAGCTGCTGGAGCTCCTGCATGATCGTTTCGCCGATCACCTGAGAGGGAATCTCCTTGCCCGGAAATTCCTGGCAGACATGCTTGACATTTTCCACCACAGCCTCGATGGAATCCGTGCTTATCGGACGTTTCTCACAGGCCTTTTTAATCCCGGAGCTTATCTTCAGCGGGTCGAAGGGCTCCCGGCGGCCATCTTTTTTAACGACAACCGGCAGCATTTCCTCAACAAATTCGTGGGTTGTAAAACGCTTGCCGCAACCGAGACACTCCCGTCTGCGTCTTATTTCGTTTCCGTCCCGGCTGATTCTGGAGTCTGTAACCCGGTCTTCATAATAGCCGCAAAAAGGGCACTTCATCGCAGCGACACCTCAATCCCCGCTTCTGCCAACATCTCTTTCGCCAGAGGATCATGGTAGTCATTGCTGACTACAACGCGCACAACCCCGGCGTTAATCAGCATTTTTGCACAGATGCTGCACGGGTAGTTAGTGCAGTACAGGGTGGCGCCCTTCGTGCCGGCCCCATGCAGGGCGGCTTGAATAACGGCGTTTTGTTCAGCGTGCAGCCCCCGGCAGAGTTCATGACGCTCACCGGAAGGAACCTGACACTGCTCCCGCAGACACCCAACCTCGCCGCAGTGCCGGATCCCTGTGGGAGCGCCGTTGTATCCTGTGGAAAGGATAAACCGGTCGCGGACAAGCACGGCGCCTACATGGCGGCGCAGACAAGTCGAGCGTTTGGCAACAACTCCGGCGGTTTCCAGGAAGTAATCATCCCAAGGGGGACGTATGTTTTGCTGCTCTCTTTCCATCTGTGGCCACTGCCCTGTCTATTGGAAATCAACGGGGATTCCAATCAGCGATTATCCCTTATCCTTTGTGGATAGAGGGGGAAGCGTTCGCACAGAACGCTTACCTCCTGACGCACCTCGGCAAGCCGTTTTTCGTCGTGGATATTCTTCAGCACGGAGGTGAAGAACCCGGCAATCTGCTTCATCTCCGCTTCTTTCATTCCCCGCGTTGTCAGGGCGGGGGTTCCGATACGGATTCCGCTTGTTGTTTGCGCCCCCCTGGTGTCGTAGGGGATGCGGTTTTTATTGATGGTGATGCCGGCCCGGTCAAGGGCTTCCTGCGCCTCGCTTCCTGAGATGCCGACACTCGTTAAATCTACAAGCATCAAATGGTTATCGGTTCCGCCTGTCACTAAGCGAAAGCCATCCGCAAGCAGTTCGTCGGCAAGGGTTTTGGCATTTTTCAAGATCTGTCCCTGGTAGAGGCGAAACTCCTCGGTCAGGGCCTCTTTCATGGCTACCGCCTTGGCCGCGATAATATGCATCAGCGGACCTCCCTGCATGCCGGGGAAGATGCTTTCGTCCAATTTCTTCGCGTATTGCTTTTTGCAGAGGATAAGACCACCGCGGGGTCCGCGGAGGGTCTTGTGGGTGGTCATGGTCACGAACTCGCAGCACGGCACCGGGGAAGGATGAAGGCCGGCGGCAACCAGACCGCCGATGTGGGCGATATCGGCCAAAAGCAGCGCCCCGGTCTCATCGGCGATCTTCCGGAATTTTTCGTAATCGATAATCCGGGGATAGGCGCTGGCGCCGACCACGATGATCTTGGGCTGATGCTGCCGGTTCAGGGCGGCAACCTGATCGAAATCGATGGTTTCCGTTTCCCGGTCCACCCCGTAGAAAAAGCTCCTGTATAATTTCCCGGAAAAACTCACCGGGCTTCCATGCGACAGATGCCCGCCGTGGGAGAGGTCCATGCCCAGAATCGTATCTCCGGGCTTCAGAACCGTACAATAGACGGCCATGTTGGCCTGAACGCCGGCATGCGGCTGGACATTCGCGTGTTCGGCGCCGAAGAGTTTTTTGCTCCGGTCAATCGCAAGCTGCTCCACGATATCGACAAATTCGCACCCGCCGTAATACCGATGCCCTGGATATCCCTCGGCGTACTTGTTTGTCATAACGCTTCCCTGGGCCTCCAGCACCGCCTCGCTGACAAAATTCTCCGAGGCGATCATCTCCAGCTTCCCGGCCTGTCTTCTCGTTTCCCGGCTGATAGCGTCAGCGACTTCCGGGTCGGCCTGCATCAAATAGGACATCTGTCTTCTTTCCTCCCGCGATAATGAATATACGACGTTTTCCCGTTACAAGAACCGTTTTCCCATTTACGACCATCAACCAGTCGTTTTCTGCTCCCCTTGGGTTATCTTGTCTAAACGCCGTTTATGACGCCCCCCCTCAAAGGGCGTCTCGAGCCATGTCTGAAGAATTTTTGCGGCAGTCTCCGGATCGGTCTTTCTCCCGGCGAGCACAAGGATGTTGGAATCGTTGTGCAGGCGGCTCAGACGGGCCGTTTCCGGATCAAGACAAAGCGCGCCCCGGACGCCGGGAAAGCGGTTGGCGACAATCGACATCCCGATCCCGGAGCCGCAGATCATAATTCCCCGGGTAAAAAGCCCCGTTGAAACAGCCTCTGCAACCTTTTTACCGAAATCAGGGTAATCCACCGCTGCTTCACTGTCTGTGCCGACATCGGTCACGGAAAACCCGCGGCCTTCCAGAACCGGCTTGAGCGCCTCCTTCAGCACAAAGCCCGCATGATCCGCTCCAATTATGATCTTGTCAGCCGCCATAACTACCCCTCGAATTTTCTTAAGACAAGCACCGCATTTACCCCGCCGAAGCCGAAGGTGTTGGACATGGCGGTTTTAATGTTTATTTTTCTCGCCACGCCGGGGACATAGTCCAGATCACAGAGGGGGTCCGGGTTGTCGAGGTTGATCGTCGGCGGGACAAGCCCCTCGTTGATTGCCTTCAGGCAGAGAATCGCCTCCACAGCGCCGGTCGCGCCGAGCATATGGCCGGTCATCGATTTTGTCGAGCTGACCGGAATCTCTTTTGCGTACTCGCCAAAGACGGTTTTTATCGCCTCTGTCTCATAAGAGTCATTCAGATTCGTGGAGGTTCCGTGGGCGTTTATGTAATCAATTTTCGCGCCGTCGCTTTGCGCATCCGCCAGGGCTGCCCTCATGCAGCGGGCCGCGCCTTCGTGGCCCGGGGGCGGGGCAGCCATGTGGTAGGCGTCGCTGGTCAGTCCATAGCCGACGAGCTCTCCATGAATCCGCGCACCCCTTTTCAGCGCATGGGAAAGCTCCTCCAGAACGACCACCCCGGAACCCTCGCTGACAACAAAACCATCCCGATCAACATCGAAGGGACGGCTTGCCTTTTGCGGTTCTTCGTTCCTGGTGGAAATCGCCTGCATTGCGTTGAAGCCGGCGATGCAAAGCTCGGTGACCGCCGCTTCCGCTCCGCCGGCAATCATCGCGTCGGCATATCCGTCGGCAATAAGACGGGCGGCGTCGCCGATGGCGCAGGTGCCGGCGGAGCAGGCGGCAACGGGACAGTTGATCGGACCCTTGGCCCCGAATCTTATCGAAACATGACCGGCGGCAAGGTTGGACAGGACAGCCGGAATGGTGAAAGGCGATAGCCTGTGGAGCGGTCCCAGCAGCATCCCCTCTTTGGCCTTTTCTATCGTTGCCAGCCCCCCGATCGCCGAGCCAATAACGACCCCGGTGCGCTCGGCGTTGTCTTCCGCAATGATCAGCCCTGAATCGGCCATGGCCATAGTTGCGGCGGCGATCGCGTAGATTATAAAGCCGTCTAAACGCCGCACCTCTTTTCTGTTGAGATACTCCAGAGGGTTAAACCCCTTCAGTTCGCCGGCAATCTTTGTCTCTACATGCTTGACATCGAAGATCGTTATCCGGTCGATGCCGGATTTCCCCTGACAAATTCCCTGCCATGTCTCCGCCAGGTTATTGCCCAGCGGCGTCACTGCGCCCATCCCGGTAATGACTATCCTTCTTTTCAAAAGTCCCCCTTTTCTACTGTCCTGAGATCTGCAAAAATTCGGGGTTACCCGTTCCAGACAACGTTTTTGCTATGGAGAAATTCCGTAACATCCTTGATGGAACGGATCTTTTCGAGTTCGTTGTCGGCAATCTGAATGTTGAAGGTCTCCTCCATTTCCATGATCAGTTCGACCAGATCAAGTGAGTCTGCCCCCAAATCATCAATGAAAGACGCCTCGGGAACGCACTCCTCCCTTGTAACATTCAACTGCTCGGCAATAAGATCGATAATTTTCTCATCCAGTGTCATTGGAATTCTCCTTCTTCAATCAGGTTTTTCCCTTCCGGGACTTATTTCAGCTGCCATTTCAGGTTGTTTAGGCTGTTCAGCCTTAAGACTACAGACTGTTGTTCAGCGCTGCCGCTGTTTCTTCCAGCGAGTTCCGGTCCTCCCCGTTGAGGAGGCGAAACCGCCTGTCGATCCGCCTGATCAGCCCTGAAAGAATCCTTTTGGGCCCCAGTTCAACGATAGTATCGACATCCATTGCGGCCATTTTTAACACCGTATCCCGCCAGAGAACGGGGGTTCTTATCTGCCTTGCCAGAAGCCCCCCGGTCTGCCCGGCGGTGTGGAAGGCGGAAGGATCGCAATTCGGAATAACCGGGGGCGAACAATCCCGGAATTCCACTTCGGCCAGGGCGGAGGCAAACTTTTCGGCTGCCCCGGCAAGCAGACTGCAATGGCAGGGGACGCTTATCGGCAGAATGACAGCACGCGCGCCTTCCTTCTGCCCGGCGGCGGCTACCGCCGCTGCAATCGCGGCAGTATGACCGGAGATGACTATCTGCCCGGGGGAGTTTTCTATGGAAACCTCAACAATGCCACTGCCTTCGCTGGTAGTAACGCGGCATATCTCTTCCACATCGTTCCGTTCCAGCCCCATAATTGCCGCCATTGCCCCTTCGCCAACGGGAACGGCCTCCTGATGAAGCTGCGCCCGTTTCTTGACAAGCATTAGACAGCTCCGCAAATCCACCGCCCCGGCCGCATGCAACGCCGAATATTCACCCAGGCTATGGCCTGCCAGAACAACAGGCTTTTCCTCAACCATGCCGGAAAAAACCCGCCAGGCGGCAATCTCCACCGTAAGAATGGATGTCTGAGTATTAACGGTAAGATCAAGCAGTTCCTGGGGGCCCTTGAAACAAAGCTGCGCCATATCCGTGCCGAAAACATCCGATGCCTCAGCGAAAAGGTCCCGGACTGCCGGATATTCACGGTAGAGCTCCTCCCCCATTCCAGGATATTGAGAACCCTGTCCCGGAAAAACAAGCGCAAATCTGCCCATAAGAAAACACCCGCTCAGTTAACTCAGGAGGCCTTTTCCAGCGGCACAACTTCCCTGCCTTTGTAGGAGCCGCAGGTCGGACAGACATGGTGCGGCAGCTTGGGCTCATGACACTGCGAACATGTCGATAATGAAGGCGTTTTTAAAAAATCGTGCGCCCTTCTCATGTTTTTTCTTGATTTGGAATGCCTTTTAACTGGATTTGCCATCTTTATTACTCCTCTTTAATTTAATGTTCCAACTTAATATTTTTTAAAACAGCGAGCCTTTCGTCGATTGCCTCGCTCCGGCAGTCGCAGGTTGTGTTGTTGAGATTGGCGCCGCAATGGGGGCACAAACCCCGGCATGTTTCCATGCAGAGCGGCTTCATGGGTATCAGCAGCATGACCTGCTCAAAAATAATCTCATCGAGATCGATGATCTCCCCCTGATAATACTGAAAATCGAGATCCGCGACGTTCAGCTCCGCCTCCTCACCCAGTGCAGGCAGCGCCGGGGAAAAGGTGTAGTTGAAGGGCGCCTGCAGCGACAGCTCCGTCATTTCGAGGCAGCGACCGCAGGGGATCTCCGCTTGCACCTTGATGGTCCCCTCGACATAGACATTCTCGCCAATCTTGCGCACCATACAGGAAAAGTCGAGCCGCTGCAGTAAAAAACCGCCCGCGTCATCTTTCGCCAAAAATTGGCGGAACCATTCGCCGTTCCTGTCAAAATTCAGGTTCAGCCCCTCTTCGGGGATGGTGTTGACATTGATCTTCAAAAAACTCACCCTTCTTACCTATCGGAGACTGCCTTCCCCTTTTTCGGGGCGCCCGATAAAGTGCTGAAGTAGATTATAAACAGCTTGAATTGTCAAGAATAATTTCATCAGGACGGTTCGTTCTTGACAGGCTGGCATCTTCCGGATAGAGTCCACACCGTTCTTTCCGTTTAGACATAACGCGCTTGACAGGAGGCTGGA
This DNA window, taken from Syntrophales bacterium, encodes the following:
- the leuS gene encoding leucine--tRNA ligase, which encodes MEIKYNPKEIEEKWQKSWEDEQLFKVTEDPDKKKYYLLEMFPYPSGRIHIGHVRNYTIGDVVARYKRMRGYNVLHPMGWDAFGLPAENAAIERNIHPSVWTHDNIKNMKRELKRMGFSYDWDRELATCEPEYYKWEQLFFLWMYEKGLAYQKDSTVNWCPQCQTVLANEQVESGCCWRCGSEVNERYLKQWFFRITNYIEELLDYCDKLPGWPERVMAMQKNWIGKSYGCEASFPMAEGDGEIKIFTTRQDTIYGATFMLVAAENPLVLELAHGKPNEAAVLAFVEKIKKQDKKMRTSDYYEKEGVFLDSHCLNPVTGRKMPIYAANFVLADYGTGCVMAVPTHDQRDFEFARKYDLPLIVVIQPPDRTLNVQTMTEAYDGDGVLVNSGHFDGMGNRSALEAIAAHLEGLGRGKKTIQYRLRDWGISRQRYWGAPIPMINCADCGVVPVPEEELPVVLPMDVEFSGEGGSPLAKHQSFVETTCPRCGKPARRETDTMDTFVESSWYFERFCSADHDVKPGLDRKKIDYWMPVDQYIGGIEHAILHLLYSRFYTKMLRDFGVVGVDEPFTNMLTQGMVCKETMRCPTHGYLFPEEVKEGKCTHCGQDVAIGKTEKMSKSLKNVVDPDYLINTYGADTVRVFCLFASPPEKDLEWSDQGVEGGFRFLNRIWRIIGDYLDDIKDVKPFDGKQPLAGELKALRRKTHQTIRKVTADIEERFHFNTAISSVMELVNALYQLPRPPKDDQTGFAVVRETVEAVITLLAPIVPHVTEELWAMIGGKGPLLDAAWPEFDHGVASEEKITIVLQINGKVRSRITVAADEEEDAIKSLSLAEERIVGLTSGKKIVKVVYVPKKLVNIVVAG
- the nusB gene encoding transcription antitermination factor NusB, with the translated sequence MHKRRKSREIALQILYGLDTHEGELGDAIALFWANFDNASGEMSEEIRRFSNELVEGAWKNRLEIDRLISGNSENWSIGRMSRVDKSILRMAIYELLFCPEVPPKVALNEAIDLGKIYGSENSGSFINGILDALYEKLPGKNEAGGSEGGN
- the ribE gene encoding 6,7-dimethyl-8-ribityllumazine synthase; this translates as MPEIIEGKIVAKGMRFGIAASRFNDFISARLIDGAIDAITRAGGEEKDIRIVRVPGAFELPLAAKKMAKSGKYDAVICLGAVIRGATPHFEYISSEVAKGIAMVGLETEVPISFGVLTTDTIEQAIERAGAKMGNKGWDAAMSAIEMVDLFRNLSV
- a CDS encoding bifunctional 3,4-dihydroxy-2-butanone-4-phosphate synthase/GTP cyclohydrolase II: MGVSSIKEAMVDIRSGKMVILVDDEDRENEGDLFMAAEFVTAEAINFMARYGRGLICLTLTEEAADNLRLPAMVRDNRSRFNTAFTVSIEAKQGVTTGISAADRATTILAAVADNAKSDDLVSPGHIFPIRARKGGVLVRTGQTEGSVDLARLAGLKPAGVICEIMKDDGTMARMPDLENFAREFSLKIVTIKDLIDFRMQHESLIRRAATATVPTRYGGIFKVIVYENDVDDIQHVALVKGEIKPEDEVLVRVHSECLTGDVFGSERCDCGDQLHRAMQMIDDAGKGVIVYMHQEGRGIGLVNKMKAYNLQDQGLDTVEANISLGFKEDLRDYGIGAQILADLGVRKMRLMTNNPKKIVGLDGYGLTVTERVPIEIKPNDNNIKYLQTKKNKMGHILEL
- a CDS encoding riboflavin synthase, encoding MILFTGITEAMGSVRRMASRGEDALLEIETALPLDDVKAGDSISVNGACLTVTAISGRAFTVDVSAETLAKTTLRNLQPGRQVNLEKALRLSDRLGGHIVLGHVDGTGKIIEKTPRSGSLLFGFAISPELARYVVVKGSITVDGISLTVNRCEKDRFYVNVIPHTAAGTTLGIKKGGDDVNIETDIIARYIEKLASGSNRGDAVPPEEGAKEGISLEMLSRSGFIK
- the nrdR gene encoding transcriptional regulator NrdR, which produces MKCPFCGYYEDRVTDSRISRDGNEIRRRRECLGCGKRFTTHEFVEEMLPVVVKKDGRREPFDPLKISSGIKKACEKRPISTDSIEAVVENVKHVCQEFPGKEIPSQVIGETIMQELQQLDGVAYVRFASVYREFRDVSDFFDELKDILRKKKATLNVHKAQLGVHKKEKKNNPG
- a CDS encoding cytidine/deoxycytidylate deaminase family protein; its protein translation is MEREQQNIRPPWDDYFLETAGVVAKRSTCLRRHVGAVLVRDRFILSTGYNGAPTGIRHCGEVGCLREQCQVPSGERHELCRGLHAEQNAVIQAALHGAGTKGATLYCTNYPCSICAKMLINAGVVRVVVSNDYHDPLAKEMLAEAGIEVSLR
- a CDS encoding serine hydroxymethyltransferase — protein: MSYLMQADPEVADAISRETRRQAGKLEMIASENFVSEAVLEAQGSVMTNKYAEGYPGHRYYGGCEFVDIVEQLAIDRSKKLFGAEHANVQPHAGVQANMAVYCTVLKPGDTILGMDLSHGGHLSHGSPVSFSGKLYRSFFYGVDRETETIDFDQVAALNRQHQPKIIVVGASAYPRIIDYEKFRKIADETGALLLADIAHIGGLVAAGLHPSPVPCCEFVTMTTHKTLRGPRGGLILCKKQYAKKLDESIFPGMQGGPLMHIIAAKAVAMKEALTEEFRLYQGQILKNAKTLADELLADGFRLVTGGTDNHLMLVDLTSVGISGSEAQEALDRAGITINKNRIPYDTRGAQTTSGIRIGTPALTTRGMKEAEMKQIAGFFTSVLKNIHDEKRLAEVRQEVSVLCERFPLYPQRIRDNR
- the rpiB gene encoding ribose 5-phosphate isomerase B; the encoded protein is MAADKIIIGADHAGFVLKEALKPVLEGRGFSVTDVGTDSEAAVDYPDFGKKVAEAVSTGLFTRGIMICGSGIGMSIVANRFPGVRGALCLDPETARLSRLHNDSNILVLAGRKTDPETAAKILQTWLETPFEGGRHKRRLDKITQGEQKTTG
- the fabF gene encoding beta-ketoacyl-ACP synthase II, translating into MKRRIVITGMGAVTPLGNNLAETWQGICQGKSGIDRITIFDVKHVETKIAGELKGFNPLEYLNRKEVRRLDGFIIYAIAAATMAMADSGLIIAEDNAERTGVVIGSAIGGLATIEKAKEGMLLGPLHRLSPFTIPAVLSNLAAGHVSIRFGAKGPINCPVAACSAGTCAIGDAARLIADGYADAMIAGGAEAAVTELCIAGFNAMQAISTRNEEPQKASRPFDVDRDGFVVSEGSGVVVLEELSHALKRGARIHGELVGYGLTSDAYHMAAPPPGHEGAARCMRAALADAQSDGAKIDYINAHGTSTNLNDSYETEAIKTVFGEYAKEIPVSSTKSMTGHMLGATGAVEAILCLKAINEGLVPPTINLDNPDPLCDLDYVPGVARKINIKTAMSNTFGFGGVNAVLVLRKFEG
- the acpP gene encoding acyl carrier protein; its protein translation is MTLDEKIIDLIAEQLNVTREECVPEASFIDDLGADSLDLVELIMEMEETFNIQIADNELEKIRSIKDVTEFLHSKNVVWNG
- the fabD gene encoding ACP S-malonyltransferase, coding for MGRFALVFPGQGSQYPGMGEELYREYPAVRDLFAEASDVFGTDMAQLCFKGPQELLDLTVNTQTSILTVEIAAWRVFSGMVEEKPVVLAGHSLGEYSALHAAGAVDLRSCLMLVKKRAQLHQEAVPVGEGAMAAIMGLERNDVEEICRVTTSEGSGIVEVSIENSPGQIVISGHTAAIAAAVAAAGQKEGARAVILPISVPCHCSLLAGAAEKFASALAEVEFRDCSPPVIPNCDPSAFHTAGQTGGLLARQIRTPVLWRDTVLKMAAMDVDTIVELGPKRILSGLIRRIDRRFRLLNGEDRNSLEETAAALNNSL
- the rpmF gene encoding 50S ribosomal protein L32, which encodes MANPVKRHSKSRKNMRRAHDFLKTPSLSTCSQCHEPKLPHHVCPTCGSYKGREVVPLEKAS
- a CDS encoding DUF177 domain-containing protein, which gives rise to MKINVNTIPEEGLNLNFDRNGEWFRQFLAKDDAGGFLLQRLDFSCMVRKIGENVYVEGTIKVQAEIPCGRCLEMTELSLQAPFNYTFSPALPALGEEAELNVADLDFQYYQGEIIDLDEIIFEQVMLLIPMKPLCMETCRGLCPHCGANLNNTTCDCRSEAIDERLAVLKNIKLEH